The sequence below is a genomic window from Deltaproteobacteria bacterium.
GGAGGGGTATTTGAGAACACTGAGTTGCCGAAAAAAGCAGAATCGCGTGTTTGCGGCATAGGCGCGCCTCAGGAAATCGCGGTCGTCGCCGATGCGGATCGTGGTGGACCAGAGACCGATGTGTTCGGCCAACGATGTTCGATGCATCCAATTGCTGGGTGAAATGGCGCTCCTCTTATTCCAGGGGCTTTCCGGCAGGGAGAAAACTCCAACAACGCCCTCCGGACCTATAAGAGCGCCCAGCGAATAGGCAAAATCGCCGCCGTCTTTCTCGATGCTCTCCATCAGGCCGGACAGATGCCACGGGAACCACAGATCGTCATGTCCGAGATACGCGACATATTTTCCCCGGGCCCTTCGCAATCCTTCATTCCTTGGCGCAGCGGGGGCGCCCGAATTGACCGGCAGGTTCGTCCAATGGACTCGATCGTCACCGAAGGAGCGGACAACCGACGCGCTGTCGTCCGTGCACCCATCCCCGATCACCCATACCTCGAAATCCGCAAAATCCTGGCGAAGGACGGTTTCGAGTGACATCCTCAGGGCGCCGCTGCTATTGTACGTTGGAACAATGACGGTCACTGCGGGCGTTGGCGACTCGTGCACTGGAAAACCCTCCGCTTAGTTACACAGGTCGTGACAAATGCGGGCATGAATACCACGGGCGATCTTGCGATGCAAACCCGTCTCTAAAGGAAGGAGAACACGTTGACCACACGAGGAGAGTACAGCCGTCTGGCGTGGTTTACGCAAGGGGAGCCGTTCCTGCGATTTCCCTTAAAGGCATGGTAGCCCCCAGAATCGAGCCGGAGGTCGTTCTGGGACTGGGCGCCTCGATACCGGGGAGCGACCAGGCCGGTGGTTTGCGCCAACTGATCGAACGTATCCAATGGGTGGCCTTGGGTTTTGAAATCGTGGATTGTCACTATCCGAACTGGGAATTCACCGCCGCGGACGTGGTGGCTGATTTCGGAGCGCACGCCGGGCTCGTCATAGGAAAGGAAATGAAGCTTGCCGGCAAGGACTTCGATGGCATGGAAGAGCGGCTCCGCAGCTTCCAAGTGATTTTGAAGAAGGGCCGTGAGACCGTGGCGGTTGGTAAGGGGGAGAACGCGTTGGGCGGTCCGCCGGCCGCGTTGCGCTATCTGGCTCAATTGCTCGAGCGGCAGAAGTGGGCCGAACCGCTGCGGGCGGGAGAGGTCGTCACCACGGGCACGTTGACGCCGTTACCCTATATTCATGCCGGAGAACGATGGAGCGTCGAGCCGGTCGGGATCGATCTCGATACTCTGGAATTGGAGTTCATTTAGCGGAGGCGTTGATGGGTGCGGAGAGGGGCGCGAGGAAAACTCAAAACCATTTCCCTCCGCGCCCCTTTCAAGGTTCTTTGGCATGGCCGAACGATCTCCGGGCGGGATGTCCGCTCCGGAGACTTCGAAGAAACCGGGAAGGCCTGCTCTTACCGTTCACGCCTCCAGTTGGGCGAGGAACTCGTCAACGGTAAGTGTCTGCCCCAGGAGGGGAAGAATCTTCTGTTCGACGTAGTTCTGCTCTTCCGGAGAGGTAGCGGCGGTTGCGTTCTTGATTACGGTTACACTGTATCCCTTGTCGTAAGCTGTTCGGGCCGTGCTTTCCACGCAGAAATTGGTCAGAAACCCACCGATAACCACGTTCTTGATACGGGCGTCCTTGATCGTCTTCTCGAGGTCGGTATTGTTGAAACCGCATAAAGTGCACTTGCCGGTCACGACCCGGTCCTTCTTTCCGGGTTTCAACTCGTCGATAATCTCGGCGCCCCAAGTGCCCTCGCGAAAGGCATTTCCGTCAGCCACGGCCTTGACGATTCCCACCATTTTATGATCTCCGAAATACTGCTCGTTGAACAAAAATGGTGCATGAACAACCATGGCTCCTTTATTGCGAGCCCCTTCGGCCAGTTTGACGGCGTTGGATATGGTGCCCTGGCGGGCAATCTCGCCTTTGACTCCATCGTATAGTTTCCCGCCTTGCTTGCAGAACTCGTTCTGAAACTCGATCAAAACCACGGCCGTTTCTTTAGCCTTCATGTTGTCTTCCTCCTTTGTCAGGGTCAACTCGGCGGAGTTTTCCCCGGCTGTTAGTGGTGACATTCAGGCAAGCCTTCTGGAATCCCACACACGTCGGTCAGCGGGGCTCCCCGAAACCGTTTTGATCGGGTTGCGGCGCTGTGTCGCGTCGCAACCGGAGGTTGTCAGGTTTGTGGAAGCAGTATAGGTCCGTATTTCCCGGTGAAATAAACACCGCTCATGTATCGCTCCGGAGCTAACTCACTTTGGGCGCTTCGGGAAAATCGAGATCGGGTTCCGCCACGTTGCTGATATAGTTCGCAAACGTAATGAGGGACATGGTACCCAGCATTTCGACGATTTCGGCATCGCCGAATCCCGCCTTTCGAACGGCCTGGATGTCCTTATCGGCGACCCTGCCCTTGGACTTATGGACTTTCTTGACGAAATCCAGCATCGCCTGGGATTTGTCGTCCGTTCCGATGCATCGTCTCGCGTTGGCGCATTCCTCGTCCGTCAGGAGTTTAGCGTTCTTGGCCAATTGGGTGTGCGCGGAGGCGCAGTAGATGCAGTTATTCAACTCGGAGGTGGCCAGCACGACCATCTTCATGTACTTCCCGCCCAGGCTTCCGGCGCCCAGGCTCCCGTTCATGGCCATAAACCCGTCCAGCGCCATTTCCGAGCTTCCCATACACTTGAACATATTCGGGACGATCCCCATGCTTTCTCCCACCCGTTTCAGCAGCTTGTTGGTGAGAGCTGAACCTTCGTCTGTTCCCACCTGCTTAAGCCTCGGCATGATGTCTCTCCTTTGATACACCGGTTGGTATAGTGCGGATGAATGATGGCCGGAATTCGGGACGTCGGCAGCCGCATTCCGGCAAACCATTCTTTGGAACGCCCTCCATGGCCGTTCCGACTCTGAATCAAACCGGACAACACCCCCATGTTACCCGTGCCAACACCATTACATCAGGGTTCCGGAGTTTGCAAGAAGTGGTTGTGAAATGTACGTGAGGATCGGCTTCCGGAATGGTATGTATTCCGGTATAAACGGAAAAGGAGCGGACTATGAGACTGGAATATCGGCCACTTGCAGCTTCCGAATATAGGACCCTGAGAGATCGGATCGGATGGTGGAAAACCGATACGGTTGCAACGGAAACGGCGTTGCAGCATTCGCTGTTCTCTGTGGTCGCCCTCGAGGATGGTAAGGTCGCCGGGTTCGGCCGGGTCGTTGGTGACGGCGGTCTCTATTTTTATATTCAAGACGTCATGGTACATCCTGAATTACAGGGCAAAGGATTGGGAAGGAGTCTCATGAAGGAATTGATGAATTACATCAGGACCCACGCCCGTGCCGGAGCATTTGTGGGTCTCATGGCGGCAAAAGGGCTCGAATCCTATTACGAGGCTTTCGGATTCCGGGCGCGCGATAAAGATGCTCCCGGGATGGCTCTGGTTATCGAATAGCATGTCCATCCAATGGACGTTCCGATTTGGCGGAAAGAAAGGAGTGTAGATGAATTGGAAAACATAAGACCGATCGCGATTCGACAATAATCAATGCATTAGCCGGCTCGGCTCCCACGGCGTCGTATCACTTCAAAGGCAAGCGTTTAGTCTTTAGAGATCAGGTTCTGTATACCTGCGTCATCCATTTTCTTGGGAAGGGCGATGGTGAGTTCACCGGCGGCTGGGTTCATCGATACTTCCGCTCCTACTATCCTCGCAAGCAGGTGCCCCTTCTTGGTTGGAAATTCACCGATTACGTTGCAGGCAATGCCGGCAAACCCAATCCTTACCCCATGCTCATCGGAGCTCAACGAAACCCGAATCTCGTTCTCCGGCCCGACTCCGTGCAGGGCGTAGACCAAGGCGTGGTGGATCAGATTCTCCAGGAAGAAGCGGCTGGTATGGAGGACACAGGGTTCGCTTTTCTCGAATCGGAGTTTTGTTCTTTTCGCGGCGGATTCCAGTTGGCACAGCTCCATCACCAGCTTTACGCTCTGGCCGACCTCGACCTCGCCGACGATCTCATCCACGCTGTGTGCGAACGTGTTCATGTTTCTGATAATGGCGTTCGCCCTTTCGACTTCTTCAATAACGCTCTCACTGAGCGAGCGGAGCTTTCCGGGCTCCAGCCCCATTCCGGTCTCGGACAGTTCTATCAACTCGTCTATCAGTCCCAGCGTTTCAGATATAATAGCCAGAACGTTCTTCAGTTCATGAGATATCAATCGATTGGTCTTTCCGAAGAACGAGAGTCCTTGAGCGCAGGCTCTTGCGATCTCGTGTTCCATGCCTACCTCCTGGTTTAAGCCTAAACGTTCATGGCCTGGTTTATTTTCTCGACGAGCGTTTCGATTTTGAAAGGCTTTATGATATAGCAAAAGCCCTCTCGGGACCCGGCACAGTAATCTTCTTCAGACCCGTGACCCGTTACAAAAATGAACTTCATGTCCGGCGACATTTCCTGGAGCTTTTTCTTGAGATCTAAGCCGCTCATATGAGGCATTTTTACGTCCAGCACGGCCACATCATACTTTGCCGCTGCGGCTTTAGAAAAAGCTTCGGCCGAAGTCGTCGCCCAGTCGGATTCGAAGCCCCTGATTTCCAGCCTTTCCGCCAAACGGGAAACAAACTTCTCCTCGTCGTCAACGAGCAAGACTCTCATCTTTAATGTCTCCTTCAAACCTGAATGGCAGGGTGATGACAAACATCGTTCCCACGCCAAGCTCGCTGTGAACGGTAATATCACCATTGAGTTTTCGCACCAGCCCATACGTAATGGACAATCCGAGACCCGTCCCACCGTTGAGACCTCTCGTGGTGAAGAAGGGCTCGAATATCTTCTTCAAATTCTCCGGTGATATTCCACGACCGTTATCCTGAATACTTATCGATACACGATCGCCCTGGATCTTTCTGGCCGTGATGTCAAGCAGGCCTCCACTGTTCATGGCTTGGATAGCATTGTTGATCAGATTCAGGAAGATCTGCTGCAGGCTTCTGCGGTCGGAATAAATCACAGGCAGGTCTTCAGGTATATCCATATGAACACTTATATTTCTATAGAGCGGCTCCTTCCCCAGGAAGGATAGCACCTCCGACATGACCTCTTTTAAATGAAGGGGTGAAATTGAAGGTTCAAACTGCCTGGCAAAGCCCAAGAGTTGTTTGGTGATCGCACCGGATCGCTCTACCGACTCCAACACGGCGTCGATGAGTTCCATCAGTTGTGGGTCTTCTTTGTATTCCTTCTTAAAGGTGAAAATATCTTTAAGAAGGCCGGCATTTTCGCTAATCACGGCCAGCGGATTATTGATCTCGTGGGCCACGCCCGTAGCCAAACGACCTACTGATATGAGCCTGCTGGAACTCTCGAGACGTTCCATCGCTTTGAGTCTTCCCTGGTCGGCATCGTATACCCTGTTCATGATAAACGTGGCCATCCCGTAAACGACGATCAGGATAACGACGGAGCTGCCGAAAAAGAACCAGATCATTTCATCCCGCAGAGAATACCAGCCTTTCATTACCTCCTCACTCCGTTTGACCAGCATGAGGATATAAGGCGAATTCTCTATGAACGCGTAGCCGACCAGGATTGGATTCCCTTTATGATCCTCGACCTCCATGATCTGCGAGTGGGGGGAATATTCGGGAATCGGTAAGGTAATCTTGGCAAGGACCTCGCCAAAATGCCTGGAAGGCGTTTGAAGCAGGCCTTCGTGATTGCAGATAAAAGCGTCGCTTCCCGCCGTCAGATCCAAAGAAGAGATGATCGTGATGAATTTTGTGATATCCAGAGTCGATCGCAGAACATAGAAAGATCCATCTTCTCCCACGGGCCATCTTTGGGCGATGATCATATGAGGGCGGTTTCTATAACCTAGAAATACGTCGCTGATGTAGGAGCATTCCTCGGCGCATTTGGTAAACCAGTCCTGGTCTTTGTAGCTCTTGCCTTGCAGATCAAAAGGTCCGGCGTAATTGATCTGCATTCCGGACTGGTCTATGAGTCCCAAGTCTACAAATCCTCCGAATCCCATCTTCAGATTCAACAGGAGGTAACGCAGTTCCTCATTGCTGGTCAGGGATTCAGGTTTCCTTCCCTGAACAATGAACCTCAACGCATCGAGGCGTTCTTCCAGGAAATACGTGATGGTTCGCCTGGTGTTGGATGTAATCCGAAGCGTGCGCAGGCGGTTTTCATTACTGATGGCCTCGTGGGCGAGTTTGAAATTGATACCCATGAGAATGCTCATCGGAAACAAAGAGACCACAAGAAGCAGAAAAATAGAAACGAGCCAGACTCTTCTGTAATTGAACAGAAGTCTGTCATGGGTTTTTGAAGCCCTGATGTTCCAGAAGTGGGGTCTCGTATGTTGGAAAACGTCCATCTCAGGATTCGACAAGCGCTTCAATCAGCTTTTGTATATTCGCCGGTTTCTGGAAACAGGCTACCGCTCCCAGTCCCAGGCAGGTCTTGAAGTCCTGTTCATTTCCATGGCCGGACAGGATTACAACCCTGATCTCCGGCTTCGCTGCCTTTGTTTGCCTCAGGATGTCAATTCCATCGATGTCCGGCAGACGCAAGTCCAAAATGACGCCGTCAAAGGAGTCCGTTCTCAGGCTGGACAGGGCGGACGTTCCATCATAGACCGGCTCCGCCTCGAAGCTCCTGAGTCTCAACCTTTCGGCCAATGCGTCGGCGATTTTCTTTTCGTCGTCTACAACAAGAATTTTCATGTGTTTAATCTTGCAACGTTAGAAAAAAGGTTGACATCAAAAATATTATTTATTAATACACAACACTGTTTCATTTGTAAACAGGTTTTTGAGAGGGTTTAAATATTTAAGCATACCATGCCGATTTTGAAAAGAGTCTATTTGTATTAGAGGAGCCTTGATCTCATGTCGACGAAAACCATAACAAAGTGGAGTTGTTTCGTAAGCCTGATGCTCGTGGTGACTCTCATCCATCCCTTGACGGCATCAGCCGCCCAGGAGGTTGGAGCCGAGGGCGCGGCCGATCCCTGGTGGTTTTGGCCTCTCATACTATTCTTTTTCTGTTTCATACTCGGTATTATCGCCGTGCTGGCAGGCGTCGGCGGAGGCGTTCTTTATGTTCCTCTCGTCGGCGGTTTTTTCCCTTTCCATATTGACTTTGTTCGCGGTGCGGGGTTGATGGTGGCCCTGGCCGGAGCCCTCGCAGCGGGTCCGGGTTTGTTACGTCGAAATCTGGCGAGCTTGCGCCTGGCCCTTCCAGTGGCTTTGATCGCCTCTTCCTGCGCCATCGTGGGCGCCATGCTGGGACTCTATCTTTCTAAGATAGACCCGAATATCGTACAGGTCTGCCTTGGTGCGACCATAGTCGGCATCGCCATACTGCTGCTGCTTTCCAAAAACACGGAGAAACCCGTGGTCAAAACGCAGGACGCGATCGGTCTCGCTCTCGGCATGCACGGTGCTTTTCTCGACCAGTCCACCAAGGAGAGAGTGGATTGGAAAACGCATCGCACGTTGCCCGGTCTCGTGTTGTTCATCTTCATCGGTGTCCTGGCCGGCATGTTCGGTCTGGGAGCGGGATGGGCCAATGTTCCGGTGCTGAATCTGGTCATGGGAGCGCCGCTTAAAATATCCGTGGCCACCAGCAAGTTCCTCCTGTCCATTACAGACACATCCGCCGCGTGGATCTACATGAACAAAGGTTGCGTGATCCCGCTCATGGCGGTCCCCTCCATCATCGGCCTCATGTTCGGTTCATTTATCGGCGTAAAACTGCTCAGCATGGTGAAGCCCAAAATTATCCGTTATATTGTGATCTCGGTACTGCTCTTTGCCGGCCTCAAGGCCATGGATAAAGGGCTCGGAATTGGATTACTGGGTTAGAATAAAAGGAGTCGGATGATGAACGAGCAACAAAATCAAGACCTGAAACCGATGCCGGAACAGATCAGATATGCCAACATCCTCTTCGCAGGAGCATGGTTGGGCATATTGGTAATGATGATTACCTACCTTATGTACGTCAGCGGCTTGATTTCCGCCCATGTGGACATGACCTTGGTCACTCAAAACTGGAACAAGGGAGTCGATGAGTATCTGAAAATCACCAACTCACCACACGGATGGGCGTGGCTGAGCCTTATATCCAAGGGAGACTACCTCAA
It includes:
- a CDS encoding response regulator, producing the protein MRVLLVDDEEKFVSRLAERLEIRGFESDWATTSAEAFSKAAAAKYDVAVLDVKMPHMSGLDLKKKLQEMSPDMKFIFVTGHGSEEDYCAGSREGFCYIIKPFKIETLVEKINQAMNV
- a CDS encoding cysteine hydrolase, which gives rise to MKAKETAVVLIEFQNEFCKQGGKLYDGVKGEIARQGTISNAVKLAEGARNKGAMVVHAPFLFNEQYFGDHKMVGIVKAVADGNAFREGTWGAEIIDELKPGKKDRVVTGKCTLCGFNNTDLEKTIKDARIKNVVIGGFLTNFCVESTARTAYDKGYSVTVIKNATAATSPEEQNYVEQKILPLLGQTLTVDEFLAQLEA
- a CDS encoding carboxymuconolactone decarboxylase family protein; the encoded protein is MPRLKQVGTDEGSALTNKLLKRVGESMGIVPNMFKCMGSSEMALDGFMAMNGSLGAGSLGGKYMKMVVLATSELNNCIYCASAHTQLAKNAKLLTDEECANARRCIGTDDKSQAMLDFVKKVHKSKGRVADKDIQAVRKAGFGDAEIVEMLGTMSLITFANYISNVAEPDLDFPEAPKVS
- a CDS encoding HAMP domain-containing histidine kinase produces the protein MEHEIARACAQGLSFFGKTNRLISHELKNVLAIISETLGLIDELIELSETGMGLEPGKLRSLSESVIEEVERANAIIRNMNTFAHSVDEIVGEVEVGQSVKLVMELCQLESAAKRTKLRFEKSEPCVLHTSRFFLENLIHHALVYALHGVGPENEIRVSLSSDEHGVRIGFAGIACNVIGEFPTKKGHLLARIVGAEVSMNPAAGELTIALPKKMDDAGIQNLISKD
- a CDS encoding glycosyltransferase family 2 protein produces the protein MHESPTPAVTVIVPTYNSSGALRMSLETVLRQDFADFEVWVIGDGCTDDSASVVRSFGDDRVHWTNLPVNSGAPAAPRNEGLRRARGKYVAYLGHDDLWFPWHLSGLMESIEKDGGDFAYSLGALIGPEGVVGVFSLPESPWNKRSAISPSNWMHRTSLAEHIGLWSTTIRIGDDRDFLRRAYAANTRFCFFRQLSVLKYPSLLWRTYSLTSAFPQSGRLEAIRRTPEALRLELLQEVAEGMAKWGYRLGPQSSPCRKPLRWLVSLCMDAYGRHRWPLNRLLYWSWSRASGLSEKKRNPE
- a CDS encoding GNAT family N-acetyltransferase, with the translated sequence MRLEYRPLAASEYRTLRDRIGWWKTDTVATETALQHSLFSVVALEDGKVAGFGRVVGDGGLYFYIQDVMVHPELQGKGLGRSLMKELMNYIRTHARAGAFVGLMAAKGLESYYEAFGFRARDKDAPGMALVIE
- a CDS encoding DUF1634 domain-containing protein, with the translated sequence MNEQQNQDLKPMPEQIRYANILFAGAWLGILVMMITYLMYVSGLISAHVDMTLVTQNWNKGVDEYLKITNSPHGWAWLSLISKGDYLNFIGLVLIAVLTIFCYLFLIAGYGKRKDWAFLVITISEVVVLSVAASGILGTGGH
- a CDS encoding ATP-binding protein, translating into MDVFQHTRPHFWNIRASKTHDRLLFNYRRVWLVSIFLLLVVSLFPMSILMGINFKLAHEAISNENRLRTLRITSNTRRTITYFLEERLDALRFIVQGRKPESLTSNEELRYLLLNLKMGFGGFVDLGLIDQSGMQINYAGPFDLQGKSYKDQDWFTKCAEECSYISDVFLGYRNRPHMIIAQRWPVGEDGSFYVLRSTLDITKFITIISSLDLTAGSDAFICNHEGLLQTPSRHFGEVLAKITLPIPEYSPHSQIMEVEDHKGNPILVGYAFIENSPYILMLVKRSEEVMKGWYSLRDEMIWFFFGSSVVILIVVYGMATFIMNRVYDADQGRLKAMERLESSSRLISVGRLATGVAHEINNPLAVISENAGLLKDIFTFKKEYKEDPQLMELIDAVLESVERSGAITKQLLGFARQFEPSISPLHLKEVMSEVLSFLGKEPLYRNISVHMDIPEDLPVIYSDRRSLQQIFLNLINNAIQAMNSGGLLDITARKIQGDRVSISIQDNGRGISPENLKKIFEPFFTTRGLNGGTGLGLSITYGLVRKLNGDITVHSELGVGTMFVITLPFRFEGDIKDESLAR
- a CDS encoding sulfite exporter TauE/SafE family protein; protein product: MSTKTITKWSCFVSLMLVVTLIHPLTASAAQEVGAEGAADPWWFWPLILFFFCFILGIIAVLAGVGGGVLYVPLVGGFFPFHIDFVRGAGLMVALAGALAAGPGLLRRNLASLRLALPVALIASSCAIVGAMLGLYLSKIDPNIVQVCLGATIVGIAILLLLSKNTEKPVVKTQDAIGLALGMHGAFLDQSTKERVDWKTHRTLPGLVLFIFIGVLAGMFGLGAGWANVPVLNLVMGAPLKISVATSKFLLSITDTSAAWIYMNKGCVIPLMAVPSIIGLMFGSFIGVKLLSMVKPKIIRYIVISVLLFAGLKAMDKGLGIGLLG
- a CDS encoding response regulator — protein: MKILVVDDEKKIADALAERLRLRSFEAEPVYDGTSALSSLRTDSFDGVILDLRLPDIDGIDILRQTKAAKPEIRVVILSGHGNEQDFKTCLGLGAVACFQKPANIQKLIEALVES